AGGACACTCCCCTATCTCGAATGAGAGGAATGTCGACTAATCACTGATAAAAGTCAATAATCGTCAGTCATCAGGAAAGCGTGATCGTTAAGAGGTGGTAAGGATTGGGATAAGCCCCGCCGCGGAGGTGCTATCGTAGGGTGGGCAAAGCGAAGCGTGCCCACCGCGCCGGCCACAAGAGATGGTGGGCACGGCGCAGAGCGCGCCTTTGCCTACCCTACGAAGTTATGTCCTCACCGCCCCTGCCCGGCGAACTCGTGCTTGCTCTCGTGGCCCCCGACGAAGACCAGAATGCCGGCAATCAGCGGGAGCACGGCGAGCACCAAGAGGCCGGTCGAGGTCTGCCCCGTCGCTTCCTTGACCCAGCCGATCAGATAGGGGCCACCAAAGCCTGCGAGGTTACCGATCGAGTTGATCAGGGCGATGGCGCCGGCCGCGGCCGTGCCGGAAAGCCAGGCGGTCGGCAGGGTCCAGAACACGCCGAAGACGCAGAACACGCCGATCGCGGCGAAGGTCAGCGCCACCATGGTCAGCGTGGGGTCGGTGAGATAGGAGGAGACCCCGAGCGCGATGGCGATCAGGATCATGGGCGCGCCGACATGCATCACGCGCTCGCGCGTGGCGTCCGAGTGCCGCGCCCACAGGATCATCGCGATCGTGCCGAACAGATAGGGGATCGCGGTCACGAAGCCGGTCTGCGCGTTGGTGAGACCGAACGCCTTGACGATCTGCGGCAGCCAGAACTGCATGCCGTAGAGCGCGCCGACGAAGCCGAAATAGATCAGGCTCAGCGTGATCACCTTGGGCGAGGACAGCGCCTCGCCGAGCGTCAGATGTTTTACGGCCTGCTTGGCCGCGATCTCGGCGTCGAGCTTCGCCTTGAGCCAGGCCTTCTGCTCGGCCGAGAGCCAGTCCGCCTTCTCCGGCCTGTCGGTGAGATAGAACCAGGTGACGATGCCCAGCAGCACGGAAGGAATGCCTTCGAGAATGAACAGCCACTGCCAGCCCTTCAGGCCCATCATGCCGTCGAGGCCGAGCAGCAGGCCTGAGATCGGTGCGCCGATCACGGTCGAGATCGGGACGGCGATGGCGAAGGCGGCGAGGAAGCGCGCGCGGTATTCGGCGGGATACCAGTAGGTCAGATAGAGGATGATGCCGGGGAAGAAGCCGGCTTCGGCAACGCCGAGCAGGAAACGCAGGACGTAGAAGCTGGTGACGCCGCTGACCGTCGCCATCAGCGCCGAGATGATGCCCCAGGTCACCATGATGCGGGCGATCCAGCGGCTGGCGCCGAACTTCTCCAGCGCCAGATTGCTCGGCACCTCGAAGATGAAATAACCGATGAAGAAGATGCCGGCACCCCAGGAGAAGATCAGCGGCGTGAACTTCAGCTCGGCGTTCATGGTCAGCGCGGCGAAGCCGAGATTGACGCGGTCGAGATAGGAGAAGAAGTAGGCCAGCACCAGGAACGGAATCAGGCGCCAGGAGATGGCGCGGATCGTCGAGGTCTCGACTTCGCTCTTGGCAGTGCCGGTGGAACCGGCATAGGTCGTGGTCTGGCTCATGGCTTCCCCCCGGGGTTGTTGCTTTTATGGGCTAAAGCCGTTTCGAATCGAAACGGCTTTAGATTCACGTTTTGACGCGTTTTCTTGACGCGAACCGGTATCCACTTCGCTCGAAAACGCTCTGTTCGCGGTTTTGAGCATCGCCGCGAAAGAGTCAATGGAGCAAGCAATGCACGGGGCGCAGCCAAATCATTCTGCTGCGCTGCGACGGACATCGCTGACCCGGGCCGCCCTCGCGCTGGTTGTGATCGCCTGCGGCCTGTCCCTGCGCTGGTACGGCTTTCCGCTCGGCCTGCCCGCCTTCGTCGTGAAGTACGGCGGGTCGCTGCTCTGGGCGACGATGGTGTTTCTGCTCGTCGGGGTTTTGCTGCCGCGGCTGTCGCGGGCGCAGATCGCGGCGATTGCGGTGGTGATCGCGGTCGTCATCGAGTTCTCCCGGCTGGTGCATACGCCTTGGCTCGACGGATTCCGGATCACCACCGCCGGAGCGCTGCTGCTCGGCCGCATCTTCTCGCTGTGGAATCTGGTGGCTTATGCAATTGGGATTGCGGTCGGCGTCTGGATCGATCGGCTCGCCACGACGCGCGGTCTCGTAGGGTGGGCAAAGCGAAGCGTGCCTACCACAAGCAGATGGTGGGCACGGCGCTAACGCGCCTTTGCCCACCCTACGAGACC
This is a stretch of genomic DNA from Bradyrhizobium sp. CB2312. It encodes these proteins:
- a CDS encoding DUF2809 domain-containing protein is translated as MHGAQPNHSAALRRTSLTRAALALVVIACGLSLRWYGFPLGLPAFVVKYGGSLLWATMVFLLVGVLLPRLSRAQIAAIAVVIAVVIEFSRLVHTPWLDGFRITTAGALLLGRIFSLWNLVAYAIGIAVGVWIDRLATTRGLVGWAKRSVPTTSRWWARR
- a CDS encoding MFS transporter, which produces MSQTTTYAGSTGTAKSEVETSTIRAISWRLIPFLVLAYFFSYLDRVNLGFAALTMNAELKFTPLIFSWGAGIFFIGYFIFEVPSNLALEKFGASRWIARIMVTWGIISALMATVSGVTSFYVLRFLLGVAEAGFFPGIILYLTYWYPAEYRARFLAAFAIAVPISTVIGAPISGLLLGLDGMMGLKGWQWLFILEGIPSVLLGIVTWFYLTDRPEKADWLSAEQKAWLKAKLDAEIAAKQAVKHLTLGEALSSPKVITLSLIYFGFVGALYGMQFWLPQIVKAFGLTNAQTGFVTAIPYLFGTIAMILWARHSDATRERVMHVGAPMILIAIALGVSSYLTDPTLTMVALTFAAIGVFCVFGVFWTLPTAWLSGTAAAGAIALINSIGNLAGFGGPYLIGWVKEATGQTSTGLLVLAVLPLIAGILVFVGGHESKHEFAGQGR